A portion of the Deltaproteobacteria bacterium genome contains these proteins:
- a CDS encoding amidohydrolase, whose product MDAELAAMPIIDIDTHYTEPRDMWTSRAPQKLRDLAPHVIVNPEGNEQWVVGDLVLGPPGFCVIRKDGTKSYGVISLPRFEDMSVASGHPESRLRYMDEFGLHTQILYPNTLGFAGNNMMKIDDVELRNFCITGYNDAMADVQRAGKGRLYPQALLPFWDIALTVQELKRCHDQHGMTGFTMTDSPESWGLPYLNDPQWDPLWAEAQERGMPVNFHIGSGVIPGMWPGLDQNNRGIAAVSTMLFMNNMKCLTQLIFSGLLDRFPRLKFVSVESGIGWVPFMLEACEYQMDQNLLNRGGLKLRPKEYFQRQIYASYWFERENAARTIALLGADNVMFETDFPHPTCLYPGVREQVQDSLAGLERSVQRKVLYETAMKVYNLPSPL is encoded by the coding sequence ATGGATGCTGAACTAGCGGCGATGCCGATTATCGATATCGACACGCATTATACCGAGCCACGCGATATGTGGACTTCGCGGGCACCGCAGAAGCTGCGCGATTTAGCCCCGCATGTCATCGTGAACCCCGAGGGGAACGAACAATGGGTCGTGGGGGACCTGGTACTCGGCCCGCCAGGGTTCTGCGTAATTCGCAAAGACGGAACGAAGAGCTACGGCGTGATTTCTTTGCCGCGCTTTGAAGACATGAGCGTGGCTTCGGGCCACCCGGAATCGCGCTTACGCTACATGGATGAGTTTGGGCTCCACACGCAGATCCTCTATCCGAACACCCTCGGCTTTGCCGGGAACAACATGATGAAGATCGACGATGTCGAGCTGCGCAACTTCTGCATCACCGGATACAACGATGCCATGGCCGATGTGCAACGGGCAGGGAAAGGCCGCCTCTACCCGCAAGCCTTGCTCCCCTTCTGGGATATCGCTTTGACGGTGCAAGAACTGAAGCGCTGCCACGACCAGCATGGCATGACCGGCTTTACCATGACCGATTCCCCAGAATCGTGGGGCTTGCCGTACTTGAACGATCCGCAGTGGGATCCCTTGTGGGCAGAGGCGCAAGAACGAGGCATGCCGGTGAACTTCCACATTGGCTCGGGCGTGATTCCGGGGATGTGGCCAGGGCTCGACCAGAATAATCGCGGCATCGCGGCAGTCTCGACCATGCTGTTCATGAACAACATGAAATGCTTGACGCAGTTGATCTTCAGCGGCTTGCTCGACCGCTTTCCTCGCCTGAAGTTTGTGTCGGTAGAAAGCGGCATCGGCTGGGTGCCGTTCATGCTCGAAGCGTGCGAGTACCAGATGGATCAGAATCTTCTCAATCGCGGCGGATTGAAACTGCGACCGAAGGAGTACTTCCAGCGTCAGATTTATGCTTCGTATTGGTTCGAGCGCGAGAATGCGGCCCGGACCATAGCACTGTTAGGAGCGGATAACGTGATGTTCGAGACCGACTTCCCACATCCGACCTGCTTGTATCCTGGTGTTCGCGAACAGGTGCAAGATTCGCTCGCCGGGCTAGAGCGTAGCGTGCAGCGCAAAGTCTTGTACGAAACGGCCATGAAGGTCTACAATCTCCCATCTCCGCTGTAG
- a CDS encoding carboxymuconolactone decarboxylase family protein, which yields MATTPSPAVAAAREKARKVAPKLIDLTEKVVFGDVWERPGLSKRDRSLITVAALMATYRPEQLRVHIARALENGVTKEELGELITHLAFYSGWPTAMTAATVAHGVFEEQE from the coding sequence ATGGCGACAACACCATCCCCGGCAGTAGCGGCGGCGCGCGAGAAGGCGCGCAAGGTCGCCCCGAAACTCATCGATCTGACCGAGAAGGTCGTATTCGGCGACGTGTGGGAACGTCCTGGTTTATCGAAGCGCGACCGCAGTTTAATTACGGTAGCGGCATTGATGGCCACCTATCGCCCGGAGCAGTTGCGTGTCCATATCGCGCGCGCCTTGGAGAACGGCGTCACGAAAGAAGAACTCGGTGAACTCATCACCCATTTGGCGTTTTACTCCGGCTGGCCGACGGCAATGACGGCAGCGACGGTCGCTCACGGAGTCTTCGAGGAACAGGAATAG
- a CDS encoding NAD(P)-dependent oxidoreductase: MQVGFIGLGIMGGKMAANLQKAGYHLVVYDARRKAATPHLAAGALWADSPRQVAEAAEVVFTSLPGPPEVEAVALGEGGLLAGMRPDGAYFDLSTNSPSVARRLHALFAERKVHMLDAPVSGGPRGAATGKLAIWVGGEESIFDRHKPLLDAIGDQARYVGPIGSASVAKLVHNCVGYMMNRAMSEAFTMGVKAGVEPLALWEAVRQGALGRMRTFDSLAAHFLPNVYDPPDFALRLAHKDVSLATALGRECNVPMPMANLALDELTTALNRGWGERDSRAAMLLQEERAGVEIAVEQERIREVLQREAKK; the protein is encoded by the coding sequence ATGCAGGTAGGGTTCATCGGTCTCGGCATCATGGGCGGCAAGATGGCCGCGAATCTGCAAAAGGCTGGCTATCATCTGGTCGTGTACGATGCGCGTCGCAAGGCTGCTACGCCACATCTCGCCGCCGGCGCACTCTGGGCCGATTCGCCTCGACAAGTTGCCGAAGCTGCCGAGGTGGTGTTTACCTCTCTACCAGGCCCACCGGAAGTCGAGGCCGTGGCGCTGGGCGAGGGCGGTCTTCTCGCTGGAATGCGTCCCGACGGCGCGTATTTCGATTTATCGACCAACTCACCCTCGGTCGCGCGTCGCCTGCACGCCCTATTCGCCGAACGGAAAGTCCATATGCTCGATGCGCCGGTCAGTGGCGGACCGCGCGGCGCTGCCACCGGTAAGCTGGCCATCTGGGTCGGTGGCGAAGAAAGCATCTTTGACCGTCACAAGCCGCTGCTCGATGCGATCGGCGACCAGGCGCGCTATGTCGGTCCGATCGGCTCCGCTAGTGTCGCTAAACTTGTCCACAACTGCGTCGGCTATATGATGAATCGCGCGATGTCGGAAGCGTTCACCATGGGTGTGAAAGCCGGGGTGGAGCCGTTGGCATTGTGGGAAGCCGTGCGTCAAGGCGCGCTGGGGCGCATGCGCACCTTCGACAGTTTGGCTGCTCACTTCCTGCCCAACGTCTATGACCCACCGGACTTCGCCCTGCGCCTTGCGCATAAAGACGTCTCGCTCGCTACGGCACTCGGTCGTGAATGCAACGTGCCGATGCCCATGGCCAATCTGGCCTTGGACGAGCTGACCACGGCGCTGAACCGCGGGTGGGGTGAGCGCGATTCGCGCGCGGCCATGCTGCTACAAGAGGAGCGCGCTGGC